Proteins co-encoded in one Pseudochaenichthys georgianus chromosome 22, fPseGeo1.2, whole genome shotgun sequence genomic window:
- the fndc5a gene encoding fibronectin type III domain-containing protein 5b isoform X1, with product MESFLFPLVLSCLCVSRVTADSLSPPVNVTISAVKANSAVVTWDIPEGDPVIGFAITQQKKDVRMLRFIQEVNTTTRSCALWDLEEETDYIVHVQSISMSGSSPLSEPLRFRTPKEAKTQASKSKDEVTMEEVGQSTQMRAGELIIIVVVLIMWAGVIALFCRQYDIIKDNEPNNNKDKAKNSSECSTPEHPTGGLLRSKFPKNNNNNRMPSVNIIEV from the exons ATAGCTTGTCGCCTCCTGTCAATGTGACCATCAGCGCAGTGAAAGCCAACTCTGCTGTGGTGACATGGGACATCCCCGAGGGAGACCCCGTGATTGGCTTTGCCATCACACAGCAG AAGAAAGACGTGCGCATGCTCCGATTCATCCAGGAAGTCAACACCACCACACGCTCCTGTGCATTATGGGACTTGGAGGAAGAGACAGACTACATTGTGCATGTCCAGTCCATCAGCATGTCTGGGTCGAGCCCGCTGAGCGAACCCCTGCGCTTCCGAACACCCAAGGAGGCCAAGACCCAGGCCTCTAAGAGTAAAG ACGAGGTGACGATGGAAGAAGTGGGCCAGAGCACCCAGATGAGGGCGGGGGAGCTCATCATCATCGTGGTGGTGCTGATCATGTGGGCag GTGTGATCGCTCTCTTCTGCCGTCAGTACGACATCATCAAAGACAACGAgcccaacaacaacaaggacAAAGCCAAAAACTCCTCCGAGTGCAGCACTCCTGAACATCCGACGGGGGGGCTGTTGCGCAGTAAG TTCCctaagaacaacaacaacaataggatGCCATCTGTCAACATCATTGAGGTGTGA
- the fndc5a gene encoding fibronectin type III domain-containing protein 5b isoform X2, which yields MLRFIQEVNTTTRSCALWDLEEETDYIVHVQSISMSGSSPLSEPLRFRTPKEAKTQASKSKDEVTMEEVGQSTQMRAGELIIIVVVLIMWAGVIALFCRQYDIIKDNEPNNNKDKAKNSSECSTPEHPTGGLLRSKFPKNNNNNRMPSVNIIEV from the exons ATGCTCCGATTCATCCAGGAAGTCAACACCACCACACGCTCCTGTGCATTATGGGACTTGGAGGAAGAGACAGACTACATTGTGCATGTCCAGTCCATCAGCATGTCTGGGTCGAGCCCGCTGAGCGAACCCCTGCGCTTCCGAACACCCAAGGAGGCCAAGACCCAGGCCTCTAAGAGTAAAG ACGAGGTGACGATGGAAGAAGTGGGCCAGAGCACCCAGATGAGGGCGGGGGAGCTCATCATCATCGTGGTGGTGCTGATCATGTGGGCag GTGTGATCGCTCTCTTCTGCCGTCAGTACGACATCATCAAAGACAACGAgcccaacaacaacaaggacAAAGCCAAAAACTCCTCCGAGTGCAGCACTCCTGAACATCCGACGGGGGGGCTGTTGCGCAGTAAG TTCCctaagaacaacaacaacaataggatGCCATCTGTCAACATCATTGAGGTGTGA